One Thermoanaerobacter pseudethanolicus ATCC 33223 genomic window, TTGGAGATTTAAGTGAAAATTCAGAATACGACGAAGCAAAAAACGAACAAGCGTTTATAGAAGGAAGAATAGCTACTCTGGAAGCCATGCTTAAAAATGCAAAAGTGATTGACGAAGAAGACATAAAACTTGACCAGGTTAGCATTGGATGTACTGTAAAAGTGTATGACGAATCCTATAATGAAGAAGTAGAGTATACAATTGTAGGTTCAGCAGAAGCTGACCCAATGAATAACAAGATATCTGACGAATCTCCAATAGGGAAAGCGCTTTTAGGGAAAAAAGTAGGAGATGTTGTCTCTGTTGAAGTTCCTGCTGGAATTATAAAGTTAAAAATATTAGAAATACGCAAATAAAGGGTGATGGAGGTATAATATGTCTAATTCAAATGATAACATTTGGAACAACACTGAAGAACTCAATGAACTTTTGCGAATAAGAAGAGAAAAATTAAATATTTTAAGAAGCATGGGAATAGAACCTTACGGTATTGACAGGTTTGAAAGGACTAATTTGTCCTCTGATATTAAAAACGATTACGAGAATTTTGAAGGCAAAGTGGTTACTTTAGCAGGCAGAATTATGTCTAAAAGGAGCCATGGAAAAGCTTCTTTTGCTGATATTCAAGACAGAGATGGAAGAATCCAGATTTATGTCAAGTATGACACAGTAGGGGAAAAGAACTACGAAATTTTTAAAATCTTAGATATTGGAGATATAATAGGTGTTACAGGAGAGGTTTTTAAATCTAAAACTGGAGAAATAACTATTCGCGTGACAGATTTTAAACTTTTGTCTAAGTCTCTTCAAATACTGCCAGAAAAATGGCATGGTTTAAAAGACCCTGATTTGCGTTATCGGCAGAGATATACAGATTTAATAATAAATCCCGAAGTAAAAGAGGTGTTTTTAAAGAGGACGAAAATAATAAAGGCGATAAGAGAGTTTCTTGACAATAGAGGATTTTTAGAGGTGGAGACTCCTATTCTTCATACTATTGCGGGTGGGGCTGCAGCAAGGCCTTTTATTACTCATCACAATGCTTTAGACATTGATATGTACTTGCGAATTGCTTTAGAGCTTCATTTAAAAAGACTTATTGTGGGTGGACTTGAAAAAGTATATGAAATGGGCAGAGTTTTTAGAAATGAAGGAATGGATATAAGGCACAATCCGGAATTTACTCTTTTAGAGCTTTATGAAGCCTATACTGATTATTACGGTATGATGGAACTTACAGAACAATTATTCGCCTATGTGGCCCAAAAGGTTAATGGTATTACGAAAATAGTTTATCAAGGGACAGAAATAGATTTGACACCTCCTTGGAAGAGAATTACTATGGTGGATGCGATAAAAGAATATGTAGGGGTAGACTTTAATGAAGTGAAGACAGATGAAGAGGCAATAGAGATAGCGAAGAAATTAAACCTTGAGACAAAAGAAGGAATGAAAAAGGGAGAAGTAATAGCACTTGTTTTTGACGAGCTAGTAGAACAGCATTTGATACAGCCAACTTTTGTTATGGATTATCCTGTAGAGATTTCTCCTTTAGCTAAGAGAAAACATGACAATCCAGCATTTACTTCTAGATTTGAAGCTTTTATTTACGGAAGAGAAGTGGCTAATGCCTTTTCAGAATTAAATGACCCTATAGACCAAAAAGAAAGGTTTTTAGAACAATTAAAACAAAGAGAAGCCGGCGACGAAGAAGCTCATATGATGGATGAGGATTTTATAAATGCTCTTGAGGTTGGTATGCCACCGACTGGAGGACTAGGTATAGGGGTAGACAGACTTGTGATGTTTATGACAGATGCTTATTCTATAAGAGATGTAATATTATTCCCGACGATGAAGCCTAAAAATGACTAAAAAAGCAGTCGAAAGACTGCTTTTTAGACTGTAGACAAACTCTTTATTATATGTTGGCATTTTGCATAAGTGAAGCGACTTGACAGAGCAGCAACTAAACTTAGCGAGACCGAGAGACGAAGGCGAGGCCGAAGCCAGGGAGGGCGGAGGCGGGCACCTGAGGCAAGGACGCCGAATGTGCCCGGAACCCCGCCTGAGTCCGAGGTCGAGCTTTAGTTTAGTCTGTGATGTCACTCGGAGCGAACGATGCAAAATGCCAACAAAAATAGAACTTTGTTAACAAACTGAAGCAGTCGAAAGACTGCTTTTTAACTTTTTTGTAAGGACTGGCTTTTTAGAGATAAAAATAATATAATAAAGTTGTCAACTTTTTAAACAAAGGGGTATCGTACATGATAGATAAAGAAAAGATTAAAAAAGCGGTAAGAGACATACTTGAAGCCATAGGAGAAGACCCGGATAGGGAGGGGCTCCTTGAGACTCCTGATAGGGTTGCAAGGATGTATGAGGAAATTTTTGCTGGCCTTCATACGGATGTAAAAGACGTTATAAAGATTTTTCAGGAGGATGAACATCAAGAAATAATACTTGTAAAAGATATTCCGCTTTATTCTATGTGCGAACATCATCTCTTGCCTTTTATAGGAGTTGCCCATGTAGCGTATTTGCCTAGAAAAGGTAGAATTTTAGGCCTTTCAAAATTAGCTCGCATAGTAGATATTTTAGCAAAAAGGCCACAGCTTCAAGAGAGGTTGACAAGTGAAATTGCAGATACCATAATGGAAGCAGTGAATCCCTTAGGTGTTGCCGTTGTCATTGAGGCAGAACATTTGTGTATGACAATGAGAGGTATCAAAAAGCCGGGGGCCAAGACTGTTACTTCTGCTTTGAGAGGAATATTTAGAACAGATGAAAAATCAAGGGCAGAGGTAATGTCTTTAATAAATTCTAAAAAATAAGGGAGGTAAATTATGCTATTTAGGTGCAGAGATAAAAGTCTGGAGATTGGAAAAAAAACTTACATAATGGGAATTTTAAATATGACTCCTGATTCTTTTTCAGATGGGGGAAAATATAATACTTTAGAAAAAGGCATAGAAAGAGCTCTTCAAATGATAGAAGAAGGAGCTGACATAATAGATGTAGGTGGAGAGTCTACAAGGCCGGGACATACTCCAGTGGATGAAGAAGAAGAAATGAGAAGAGTTATACCTGTCATTGAAAAGCTTTCAAAAATTTCAAATGTCATTATATCTGTGGATACTATGAAATCAAATGTGGCATTAAGAGCTTTAGAAGCAGGTGCTCACATAGTAAATGATGTATGGGGACTTCAAAGGGACCCCAAAATGGCGGAAGTAGTTGCAAAATACAATGCAGGTGTAATAATGATGCATAACAGCAATGTAGCAGAATATGAAGATGTTGTTCAGGATATAATAAAATTTTTACAAAAAAGCATAGAGATAGGAGAAAAAGCAGGAATTGATAAAAGTCAAATGGTAGTGGACCCAGGGATAGGTTTTGGAAAAACTTTAGATCATAATCTTGAGGTCATGAATCGATTGGAAGAATTAAAAGTTTTAGGACTTCCTGTGCTTTTAGGTACTTCTAGGAAATCCATGATTGGAAAAGTTTTAAACCTTGAAGTAGAGGATAGATTGGAAGGGACTGCTGCAACAGTTGCTGTTGGGATTGTAAAAGGGGTTGATATTGTACGCGTTCACGATGTAAAGCAGATGTTAAGAGTTGCTAAGATGACTGATGCGATGGTGAGAAGATGAG contains:
- the greA gene encoding transcription elongation factor GreA, which encodes MSKPVILTYEGLKKLEEELEYLKTVKRAEVAEKIKQARAFGDLSENSEYDEAKNEQAFIEGRIATLEAMLKNAKVIDEEDIKLDQVSIGCTVKVYDESYNEEVEYTIVGSAEADPMNNKISDESPIGKALLGKKVGDVVSVEVPAGIIKLKILEIRK
- the lysS gene encoding lysine--tRNA ligase, whose translation is MSNSNDNIWNNTEELNELLRIRREKLNILRSMGIEPYGIDRFERTNLSSDIKNDYENFEGKVVTLAGRIMSKRSHGKASFADIQDRDGRIQIYVKYDTVGEKNYEIFKILDIGDIIGVTGEVFKSKTGEITIRVTDFKLLSKSLQILPEKWHGLKDPDLRYRQRYTDLIINPEVKEVFLKRTKIIKAIREFLDNRGFLEVETPILHTIAGGAAARPFITHHNALDIDMYLRIALELHLKRLIVGGLEKVYEMGRVFRNEGMDIRHNPEFTLLELYEAYTDYYGMMELTEQLFAYVAQKVNGITKIVYQGTEIDLTPPWKRITMVDAIKEYVGVDFNEVKTDEEAIEIAKKLNLETKEGMKKGEVIALVFDELVEQHLIQPTFVMDYPVEISPLAKRKHDNPAFTSRFEAFIYGREVANAFSELNDPIDQKERFLEQLKQREAGDEEAHMMDEDFINALEVGMPPTGGLGIGVDRLVMFMTDAYSIRDVILFPTMKPKND
- the folE gene encoding GTP cyclohydrolase I FolE encodes the protein MIDKEKIKKAVRDILEAIGEDPDREGLLETPDRVARMYEEIFAGLHTDVKDVIKIFQEDEHQEIILVKDIPLYSMCEHHLLPFIGVAHVAYLPRKGRILGLSKLARIVDILAKRPQLQERLTSEIADTIMEAVNPLGVAVVIEAEHLCMTMRGIKKPGAKTVTSALRGIFRTDEKSRAEVMSLINSKK
- the folP gene encoding dihydropteroate synthase, with the protein product MLFRCRDKSLEIGKKTYIMGILNMTPDSFSDGGKYNTLEKGIERALQMIEEGADIIDVGGESTRPGHTPVDEEEEMRRVIPVIEKLSKISNVIISVDTMKSNVALRALEAGAHIVNDVWGLQRDPKMAEVVAKYNAGVIMMHNSNVAEYEDVVQDIIKFLQKSIEIGEKAGIDKSQMVVDPGIGFGKTLDHNLEVMNRLEELKVLGLPVLLGTSRKSMIGKVLNLEVEDRLEGTAATVAVGIVKGVDIVRVHDVKQMLRVAKMTDAMVRR